A part of Mustela erminea isolate mMusErm1 chromosome 9, mMusErm1.Pri, whole genome shotgun sequence genomic DNA contains:
- the LOC116600180 gene encoding olfactory receptor 52N2, translated as MCGGNSSSLTPGFFILNGVPGLEAAHTWIALPFCFMYIIAVLGNCGLIYLISHEDALHRPMYYFLALLSFTDVTLCTTTVPNMLCIFWFNLKEIDFNACLAQMFFVHTLTGMESGVLMLMALDRYVAICYPLRYSTILTNPVIAKAGLATFLRGVLLILPFTFLTKRLPYCRGNFIPHTYCDHMSVAKVSCGNFKVNAIYGLSAALLIGGFDMFCISVSYTMILRAVVSLSSADARQKAFGTCTSHICAIVITYVPALFTIFTHRFGGQNIPHHVHILIANLYLMLPPTLNPIVYGVKTKQIREGVITLFFKEKDILVMK; from the coding sequence ATGTGTGGGGGAAACAGCTCCAGCCTGACCCCAGGATTCTTTATCTTGAATGGTGTCCCTGGCCTGGAAGCTGCACACACCTGGATCGCCCTGCCCTTCTGCTTCATGTACATCATCGCTGTCCTGGGGAACTGTGGGCTCATCTACCTCATCAGCCATGAGGACGCCCTGCACCGGCCCATGTACTACTTCCTGGCCCTGCTCTCCTTCACGGACGTCACCCTGTGCACCACCACTGTACCCAACATGCTGTGCATATTCTGGTTCAACCTCAAGGAGATTGACTTCaatgcctgcctggctcagatGTTTTTTGTCCACACGCTGACCGGGATGGAGTCTGGGGTGCTCATGCTCATGGCCCTGGACCGCTATGTCGCCATCTGCTACCCCTTACGTTATTCCACCATCCTCACCAACCCTGTCATCGCCAAGGCTGGTCTTGCCACCTTCCTGAGGGGTGTGCTGCTCATCCTCCCATTCACTTTCCTCACCAAGCGTCTGCCCTACTGCCGGGGAAACTTCATTCCCCACACCTACTGTGACCACATGTCTGTGGCCAAGGTGTCCTGTGGCAACTTCAAGGTCAACGCTATCTATGGTCTCTCGGCAGCCCTCTTGATTGGGGGCTTTGATATGTTCTGTATTTCTGTGTCTTACACTATGATCTTGCGAGCAGTGGTGAGTTTGTCCTCTGCAGATGCTCGCCAGAAAGCCTTTGGCACCTGTACATCCCACATATGTGCTATTGTCATCACCTATGTTCCAGCCCTGTTCACCATTTTTACTCATCGTTTTGGGGGACAAAACATTCCCCACCATGTCCATATTCTGATTGCTAATCTCTATTTGATGTTGCCTCCTACTCTGAACCCCATTGTTTATGGAGTCAAGACCAAGCAGATCCGGGAAGGAGTCATCacgttattttttaaagagaaagatatCTTAGTTATGAAATAA
- the LOC116599815 gene encoding LOW QUALITY PROTEIN: olfactory receptor 52N2-like (The sequence of the model RefSeq protein was modified relative to this genomic sequence to represent the inferred CDS: inserted 1 base in 1 codon), with the protein MCGGNSSSLTPGFFILNGVPGLEAAHTWIALPFCFMYIIAVLGNCGLIYLISHEDALHRPMYYFLALLSFTDVTLCTTTVPNMLCIFWFNLKEIDFNACLAQMFFVHTLTGMESGVLMLMALDRYVAICYPLRYSTILTNPVIAKAGLATFLRGVLLILPFTFLTKRLPYCRGNFIPHTYCDHMSVAKVSCGNFKVNAIYGLLAALLIGGFDMFCISVSYTMILRAVVSLSSADARQKAFGTCTSHICAIVITYVPAFFTFFAHRFGGHSIPHHAHIIVANIYLLLPPTMNPIVYGIKXQADPGNYDQVFTWR; encoded by the exons ATGTGTGGGGGAAACAGCTCCAGCCTGACCCCAGGATTCTTTATCTTGAATGGTGTCCCTGGCCTGGAAGCTGCACACACCTGGATCGCCCTGCCCTTCTGCTTCATGTACATCATCGCTGTCCTGGGGAACTGTGGGCTCATCTACCTCATCAGCCATGAGGACGCCCTGCACCGGCCCATGTACTACTTCCTGGCCCTGCTCTCCTTCACGGACGTCACCCTGTGCACCACCACTGTACCCAACATGCTGTGCATATTCTGGTTCAACCTCAAGGAGATTGACTTCaatgcctgcctggctcagatGTTTTTTGTCCACACGCTGACCGGGATGGAGTCTGGGGTGCTCATGCTCATGGCCCTGGACCGCTATGTCGCCATCTGCTACCCCTTACGTTATTCCACCATCCTCACCAACCCTGTCATCGCCAAGGCTGGTCTTGCCACCTTCCTGAGGGGTGTGCTGCTCATCCTCCCATTCACTTTCCTCACCAAGCGTCTGCCCTACTGCCGGGGAAACTTCATTCCCCACACCTACTGTGACCACATGTCTGTGGCCAAGGTGTCCTGTGGCAACTTCAAGGTCAACGCTATCTATGGTCTCTTGGCAGCCCTCTTGATTGGGGGCTTTGATATGTTCTGTATTTCTGTGTCTTACACTATGATCTTGCGAGCAGTGGTGAGTTTGTCCTCTGCAGATGCTCGCCAGAAAGCCTTTGGCACCTGTACATCTCATATCTGTGCCATTGTGATCACCTATGTTCCagcttttttcacattttttgccCACCGTTTTGGAGGACACAGTATCCCCCACCATGCACACATCATTGTAGCCAACATTTACTTGCTACTGCCTCCTACAATGAACCCAATTGTTTATGGAATCA ACCAAGCAGATCCGGGAAATTATGATCAGGTTTTTACTTGGAGATAG